A single window of uncultured Methanospirillum sp. DNA harbors:
- a CDS encoding NosD domain-containing protein, translating to MKFQGILLFAAILLGICSLPCGALPGPIEEGISAAGLELRGGSISPNDLPAGCSDTPGPEPDYAEEQITEREHRTDVREILAHGQEGVVPLSRLTAGEIDTVSSSYTGLAETGMKTQGGSVILVPVTPSPVGCGYSYLYPDSDTDYWIYAPGTYTPESDITAINPAAITITAPAVHLDGNGHTITGNGTGTGIRLTKSSITVGNFSLISGFTSGLTSTGEESVIRDSVFTGNYNGVNSTGTSSIISRITAMNNTEGILASGSHTTIHDSVTSYNEDVGIVTIDGTNISIRDNVVENNTYGAMLLLGSKNEIRNNTIRYNGDGIESVAKGTVIADNTITSNQYDGIWSFGNNATISGNTITGSEDNGIYSPGDRAVITNNTIDANSDGIYVKGNNTFITGNVIRNNTGVAALAAGYNSTITGNVAYNNRAGFSATRNNSTISGNSVYATKKVAISAYNLNSTITGNIIDNALTGIHFVGRNFIVQDNVIRNATASGMSSWGTNEIISNNTLQNSTRGIYLGSESVTVSDNVFVNNSESGIWAIYRNQTIIRNLISGSQIGINMSMGGNTVAENYISGNEYYGLQFTGNDTVIRENCVVNTRNVGVMTYGNSVTFTRNDVRNNMIGMFSFGNNTVISENIMNSNRLLGLGYGGVNTTVSQNEIVGNKVGGLEVDGSYTVVSQNNISRNGHSGIFMSADYASLVDNRFESNRYAFSPYVAMDTLLFTGNTLQNNTDAGIYLDNTSNGGNGSVYNNYFGNLKNVDGEGDASQFTWTNPVGPQPGTSVVGGPYLAGNFWSNPNGTGWSDLKPVNPNGYVTTPYPVSSGANDTAPLVRPGVIPVILTANFTAVNVTGVPPLTVRFIDLSTGYPTKWRWNLGDGSYSTLQNPVHTYNGIGRYTITLEVENNDGSAIVRKPTFVKTVRPQR from the coding sequence ATGAAATTTCAGGGCATTCTTCTCTTTGCTGCTATTCTTCTTGGTATCTGCTCTCTTCCATGTGGTGCTCTCCCGGGGCCGATAGAGGAGGGTATCAGTGCGGCTGGACTTGAATTGCGGGGAGGGAGCATCTCGCCAAACGATCTCCCGGCGGGATGTAGTGATACTCCGGGGCCAGAGCCTGATTATGCTGAGGAGCAGATCACCGAAAGGGAGCACCGCACCGACGTGAGAGAGATTCTGGCTCATGGACAAGAGGGAGTTGTCCCGCTCTCACGTCTGACTGCCGGGGAGATTGATACAGTTTCCTCCTCATATACAGGACTGGCAGAGACGGGAATGAAAACCCAGGGTGGCTCTGTCATACTGGTCCCGGTCACACCAAGCCCGGTGGGCTGTGGATACTCGTATCTGTATCCTGACAGCGATACTGATTACTGGATCTATGCTCCGGGAACCTATACTCCTGAATCTGATATAACGGCTATCAATCCTGCTGCCATCACGATTACTGCTCCAGCGGTGCACCTTGATGGAAATGGTCATACCATCACCGGAAACGGGACCGGAACCGGGATTAGGCTCACGAAATCCAGCATTACCGTCGGAAATTTCTCCCTGATATCCGGGTTTACCTCCGGCCTTACCAGTACCGGAGAAGAGTCGGTGATCAGGGACAGTGTGTTCACCGGTAACTACAACGGGGTCAATTCAACTGGTACCTCATCCATCATCAGCCGGATTACTGCCATGAACAATACTGAAGGTATCCTGGCCTCAGGATCACACACCACCATTCATGATTCGGTCACATCGTACAACGAGGATGTCGGTATCGTGACTATAGATGGCACGAACATCAGTATCAGAGACAACGTTGTTGAAAATAATACGTATGGAGCGATGCTGCTACTCGGATCGAAGAATGAGATCAGAAACAACACCATCCGATACAATGGAGATGGTATTGAATCGGTCGCAAAAGGGACGGTTATCGCAGATAATACCATCACATCAAACCAGTATGACGGAATCTGGTCATTTGGAAACAATGCCACAATATCAGGCAACACGATAACAGGCAGTGAAGATAATGGCATCTATTCACCCGGTGACAGAGCGGTAATCACGAACAATACTATTGATGCCAATTCGGATGGCATCTATGTAAAAGGAAATAATACTTTCATTACCGGTAATGTGATCCGGAACAATACAGGTGTTGCTGCTCTTGCGGCCGGGTATAATTCAACGATTACGGGAAATGTGGCGTATAATAATCGTGCGGGGTTTAGTGCAACCAGAAACAACTCTACGATTTCCGGCAATTCTGTATACGCAACCAAAAAGGTAGCCATTTCTGCATACAATCTCAATTCAACGATCACGGGAAATATCATTGATAATGCGTTGACTGGAATCCATTTCGTTGGTAGAAATTTCATCGTACAGGATAATGTCATCCGGAATGCTACCGCATCAGGCATGTCATCCTGGGGGACCAATGAGATTATTTCTAACAATACCTTACAGAACTCAACCAGAGGGATCTACCTGGGTAGCGAGTCAGTAACCGTGTCTGATAATGTTTTTGTAAATAACTCTGAATCAGGCATCTGGGCAATTTATAGAAACCAGACGATTATCAGGAACCTGATCTCCGGGAGCCAGATCGGGATCAACATGAGCATGGGTGGGAATACCGTGGCTGAGAACTATATCTCCGGCAATGAGTATTATGGGCTCCAATTTACCGGTAATGACACGGTTATCAGGGAAAATTGTGTTGTTAACACCAGGAATGTTGGAGTTATGACCTACGGAAATTCTGTTACATTCACCAGGAATGATGTACGCAACAATATGATCGGCATGTTTTCATTTGGGAATAATACGGTCATATCAGAGAACATCATGAATTCCAACCGGCTTCTGGGTCTGGGATATGGAGGAGTTAATACGACGGTGTCTCAAAACGAGATAGTCGGCAATAAAGTGGGAGGGCTCGAGGTTGACGGGTCTTACACCGTTGTATCGCAGAACAATATCAGCAGGAATGGGCACAGTGGGATCTTTATGTCAGCAGATTATGCATCTTTGGTCGATAACCGGTTCGAATCGAACAGGTACGCATTTTCCCCATACGTTGCCATGGATACCCTTCTGTTCACAGGCAATACACTTCAAAACAATACCGATGCGGGAATATACCTGGACAATACCAGCAACGGTGGGAACGGATCAGTATACAACAACTACTTCGGCAACCTGAAGAATGTTGACGGAGAGGGGGATGCATCACAGTTTACCTGGACTAACCCTGTCGGTCCACAGCCCGGGACCAGCGTGGTCGGCGGCCCGTATCTTGCTGGCAACTTCTGGAGTAACCCGAACGGGACCGGCTGGTCAGACCTGAAGCCTGTAAACCCGAACGGGTATGTCACGACTCCCTACCCGGTCTCATCAGGGGCGAATGACACCGCACCGCTGGTCAGGCCCGGAGTGATCCCGGTCATTCTGACAGCCAACTTCACGGCAGTCAATGTGACCGGTGTTCCGCCGCTCACGGTCCGATTTATCGATCTCTCAACCGGGTATCCGACGAAATGGAGATGGAACCTTGGGGACGGATCGTACTCGACACTGCAGAATCCGGTTCACACGTACAACGGGATCGGAAGGTACACGATCACCCTCGAGGTTGAGAACAACGATGGGTCTGCAATCGTGAGAAAACCAACCTTTGTCAAGACGGTACGACCACAGCGATAA
- a CDS encoding 4'-phosphopantetheinyl transferase superfamily protein yields the protein MVNQESRAFSVCSHGIRREILSRYLNINPVSISFHENIYGKPDINNQNPDALSFNVSHSKDRLIIGISMNREIGVDIQGIDDTVQVNKIAQRVFSKNDLDCLIQNKNESLRTFYRIWTAREAYSKAVGMGFSLPYQDYPDFSNLKESAVIFGGERVWYLFRIAEMGEYECCVIVSDLNNRDLREAPDSLLSRI from the coding sequence ATGGTCAATCAAGAAAGCAGAGCGTTTTCTGTCTGCTCGCATGGGATTAGGAGAGAAATTCTTTCAAGATACCTGAATATCAACCCCGTATCTATCAGTTTTCATGAAAACATCTATGGAAAACCGGATATCAATAATCAAAATCCTGATGCCCTATCCTTTAATGTTTCCCACTCAAAAGACCGCCTTATTATCGGGATATCAATGAACCGGGAGATTGGTGTTGATATCCAGGGTATTGACGATACTGTTCAGGTCAACAAGATAGCACAGCGGGTATTTTCAAAAAATGACCTGGATTGCCTTATTCAGAACAAGAATGAATCTCTCCGAACTTTTTATCGTATCTGGACAGCAAGGGAGGCATATTCCAAGGCAGTGGGTATGGGCTTTTCATTGCCTTATCAGGATTATCCGGATTTTTCAAACCTCAAGGAGAGTGCTGTGATATTCGGCGGAGAAAGAGTATGGTACCTCTTCCGGATTGCAGAGATGGGTGAGTACGAGTGCTGTGTTATCGTGAGCGATCTCAATAATCGTGATTTACGTGAGGCTCCGGATTCACTACTATCCAGGATATGA
- the sulP gene encoding sulfate permease, whose product MPGLYSLLSYNREWLRYDLVAGVVVFAVLIPSNLAYGELAGFNPVIGLYAGFVAMLVYALFTQSKQIIIGPESTTAILLATTVAPLALGDYTRYTYLAATLALIIGIICIVAGRLRLGFVSDFFSKPILTGYITGTSIVVIISQLGKMFGLSISSVEITDKFMEVLSEIDHTHILTFEIGIVILIILLLMRRFTPGLPAPLIVVIGSIIVSTIYNLQSYGIKVVGEIETGLPSFQIPMITLSDLQILVPAAIAISVILFTDGTLTGRVFSRKHHYRLDSSKELIAFGAANICTGLFQGFTVGASQTKTAVNDGSRNKSQLSGLIAAGLVIVFLLFFTSVLRNLPLVALGAIVIVAGYSLIDIDEFRSIYHTRRSEFVLSILTLVGVLVFGLIQGVALAVGFSLLEFIKRIYRPHTSILGICEGVDGFHAVSSDGEQFFFPGLLIYRFDAPLFFANAAFFVSDINQAIERSEEPVTYLLLDATAILDFDSTAADAFREMYLDLKEQGITIGIAGANGVLLEMLERAGLDEMIGKTHMFPTIRTGLISFAEKYLQEM is encoded by the coding sequence ATGCCCGGGCTGTATAGTCTTCTTTCCTATAACCGTGAGTGGCTTCGGTATGACCTTGTTGCCGGAGTTGTTGTATTTGCAGTTCTTATCCCGTCAAACCTGGCATATGGAGAACTAGCCGGATTTAACCCGGTTATAGGGTTATATGCTGGTTTTGTTGCAATGCTTGTGTATGCACTCTTTACACAGTCAAAGCAGATCATTATCGGACCTGAATCAACAACTGCAATCCTTCTTGCAACAACCGTTGCACCTCTGGCACTGGGAGATTATACCAGGTATACATATCTTGCTGCCACATTAGCCCTCATTATCGGCATTATCTGTATTGTTGCAGGCAGGCTTCGACTGGGATTTGTATCTGATTTTTTTTCAAAACCCATTCTTACCGGATATATCACCGGCACTTCCATTGTCGTAATCATCAGCCAACTGGGCAAGATGTTTGGCCTGAGTATCTCGAGCGTGGAGATCACAGACAAATTCATGGAAGTACTCTCTGAAATAGACCATACTCATATCCTCACCTTTGAGATTGGTATCGTCATTCTGATTATTCTCCTACTGATGCGGCGTTTCACACCCGGACTTCCCGCCCCCCTGATTGTGGTTATTGGTTCGATCATCGTTTCAACGATATACAACCTCCAGAGTTATGGTATTAAAGTAGTGGGAGAGATCGAAACCGGTCTGCCATCTTTTCAGATTCCGATGATTACGCTCTCTGATCTTCAGATACTGGTTCCGGCAGCGATAGCAATTTCGGTAATTCTCTTTACTGATGGTACCCTGACCGGGCGGGTTTTCTCTAGAAAACATCATTACCGGCTGGATTCAAGCAAAGAACTCATCGCTTTTGGAGCAGCCAACATCTGCACCGGTCTGTTTCAGGGCTTTACCGTCGGAGCAAGCCAGACAAAAACAGCAGTAAATGATGGGTCCCGCAACAAAAGTCAATTGTCAGGATTGATTGCAGCAGGGCTGGTAATTGTATTTTTACTCTTTTTTACGTCAGTCTTACGTAATCTTCCCCTGGTTGCCCTGGGAGCGATTGTCATTGTTGCCGGGTACAGTCTTATTGACATCGATGAATTCCGGAGTATTTACCACACAAGGCGAAGTGAGTTTGTCCTGTCAATTCTCACCCTCGTCGGAGTGCTTGTATTCGGATTAATACAGGGTGTTGCACTTGCAGTCGGGTTCTCGCTTCTTGAGTTCATCAAGCGGATTTACCGGCCTCACACCTCAATTCTGGGTATTTGTGAAGGGGTGGACGGATTCCATGCGGTTTCCTCGGACGGGGAACAATTCTTCTTTCCCGGACTACTCATATACAGATTTGATGCACCTCTGTTTTTCGCAAACGCAGCATTTTTTGTGTCAGATATAAACCAGGCCATTGAGCGATCAGAAGAACCGGTTACGTACCTCCTTCTTGATGCAACCGCGATTTTGGATTTTGATTCAACCGCAGCGGACGCATTCAGGGAAATGTACCTGGATCTGAAGGAGCAGGGGATTACTATCGGTATCGCCGGGGCAAACGGGGTCCTTCTGGAAATGTTAGAGCGTGCCGGCCTTGATGAAATGATCGGAAAAACGCATATGTTTCCAACTATCCGGACAGGGCTTATCTCATTTGCAGAAAAATACCTCCAGGAGATGTAA